CGCCGGGGCGGACGTCCAGCTCGGCGGTGCCGATCTGCCGGGCCAGGTACTCCGAGTGGACGGCGGGGGCGAAGGTATCCTCTCCCCCGTGCCAGACCCGGACCGGGGCGACGATGGCGCGCAGGTCGACCTTCCAGTCCCGGCGCAGGGCCAGGAGGTCGTCGATCCAGCCGTACGGCCCGTTCTTGATCGCGTCGCGATAGGACAGGCGGAGCTGGCGGCGCAGGGCGGCGTCGCTGACCACCCGCTGGTCGGCGATGGTCATCTGCTCGGCCAGCAGGCCGAGCAGATGATCCGGGTCGGTGCGGATGCCGGAGGCGCGGCGGCGGATCTCCGACTCCAGCTCCACCGGGTCGGTGAGGACGCGGCCCATCTGCTCGCGGTTGTCCTCGTTCATCCCGTCGAACCAGCCGGGGGCGCCGGCCGGGGCGAGGCTGACCAGGACCGCGACCCGGGTGATGCGGTCGCGCAGCTCCGGGTCGGCGGCACAGGCCAGGGCGTGCGGCCCGCCACCGGACCGGCCGACCACGGCGAAGCGCTCCAGGGCCAGCTCGCCGGCGATGGCGCGGACGTCCTGGGCGGCGTGCGCCACGTCGCGGCCCTGGACGCGCTCGGAGTCGCCGTAGCCGGGACGGTCGTAAGTGATCAGGCGGATGCCGAGGCGGTGCAGGACGATGCCGCGCGGGCGAGGGCCGAGCCGGCTGCCGGGGGTGCCGTGCAGCAGGACGACGGGGAAGCCGTGCGCCGGCCCGAGGGTCTCGAAGGCGATCCGCCGGCCGTCCGCGGGACGGGTCACGAA
This window of the Actinoplanes oblitus genome carries:
- a CDS encoding alpha/beta fold hydrolase gives rise to the protein MTVADAASVPRFVTRPADGRRIAFETLGPAHGFPVVLLHGTPGSRLGPRPRGIVLHRLGIRLITYDRPGYGDSERVQGRDVAHAAQDVRAIAGELALERFAVVGRSGGGPHALACAADPELRDRITRVAVLVSLAPAGAPGWFDGMNEDNREQMGRVLTDPVELESEIRRRASGIRTDPDHLLGLLAEQMTIADQRVVSDAALRRQLRLSYRDAIKNGPYGWIDDLLALRRDWKVDLRAIVAPVRVWHGGEDTFAPAVHSEYLARQIGTAELDVRPGAAHFDAMPELPRTLRWLAGRTPIPSLATP